A window of Alkalinema sp. FACHB-956 genomic DNA:
CGCCCCCATAACCGGACTCTACTGCAATATGAAAAACAACCCGGCCATGCAACTTACTACAATTTATTTATCAATCCAGGAGTGGCGATCGCCTTTTCCAAGGATGCCAGTGAGTTTCACCAGGCGCAAAGTATTAATACCAGCCTGGGCTATCTCTTGGGTGGGATTTTCACATTTGTCCATCCCTATCGGTTAGAAAAAAGCCTTTGGGAAGCGAACCTACGCCGGAAGCGAGAAGAACCCTTTGCAACACTCAGAACCAACACAACCCTCGAACAGCGCAAGCAAATTAATGCCCGGATTAACCAGTCTCTTAATATCGCCCAGTTAAGTTCTGGCTTACATTTGGTGTCTGGAGCCTTTACCTACCCCAGCCCGATTACCCCCACGAAATCTCATTTATTTCAAGTCCGTACGGGCACTCACCGTCGCTTTGTCCGGTTTATCCAAGCGGATCAATCCACGAGATCGGGTGAGATTTATATTTCTAAATTGCGATTATCAGATCAAACCTTTGGGCCGTTGGCAACGATCGGTCTCCCTGTACCGACTAAACTAACTTCGATCGATAAAGACCGCAAAACCGCTGTCAAAACCATTCTCACGAACGATCGACAAACGGTTCAGTTTGAATTATCCGACGACTTAAATTTAGTTGCCATTCCCATTGGCATTCGACTCTTTGACATGGCCTTCGATCGCCTAGAACTGTCGCAAATTGGCTATGTCACGACTGAGTTGCAAAGCTTTGAAGGCTATCTTCAACTCCCAGCAGTAGAAGCGGTGTGGCAAAAATCCAGTGGCAAGTTTTACTATGCAGTGGCCGCTGGAGCTTGGCTGAATTTCAGTAAAAATGTTGCTCCGAATGTGTTGCGGAATGATATCGGAACACCAGAACCTGGATTTGGATTGTATGCCAATGCTGTGATGAACTGGTCGAATCCCCAATTCAAACTGAATGCCGATAAAAAAATTGTTGCCGTTACAAATAACATTGTGACTCTGCAACTTTCGTGGAATAGTGCCCAAACTCGCAATAATCCAGCCTATGCCAACTTCAGTTATGTCCATCTGCGCCAAACGCCATCGGTCAATTACACCCTCAGTGCAGGGTTATTCCTAGCGGCCAATTCCCGGGCTGAAAACGGTGAAAAATCAGTGACGCTCACCAATTTTTTAACGGGACAATTTAACTTTGCTTCAGGATTCGATTTGAACACCTCGTTAGAAATCAGCGATCGGGGATATTTCACCTTAGAAGCCATGCAGTCGATCAGTCCCCGCTGGTCATTGGGAGCCTATTACCAAAATTATCAAACTCGCACCGGATTAAACCGCCGTCTGGATGGCTCCCAAGTTGGGGTGATTATCCAGCGCCGTAGCCGTAAGGGCAATACCTGGCAATTGCGGATAGGACGGCAACGGGAAGATTGGGAATTCCAATTGCAAGGGGATTTTCGGTTTTAGGGGAGTCGTGGTTTGGGGCATGTTAAGAAGTGGTCGATCGTAGCAATGAACAGGCTTCATCGATCGACCAATGACAACGATCGACCCCACTGCAATTTTCCGAAGGGTGCACCATGGGAAACTGGACTGGTTTAATTTACATTCTAGTGGGCGGCAGTGTCCTCGGACTGGCCTGTATCCCTGTCAGTGCACAGGTTACGCCCGATGGCTTGGGCACCCAAGTCACCACCACCGGCAACCAAATCGAAATTCAGGGAGGCACTCGATCGCGCAATGGCGATAACCTATTTCATAGCTTCGATCGCTTCAATCTCAATTCTGCACAAACTGCCAATTTCCAGGTAGAGGCCGCCACTCGCAATGTATTTGCGCGCATTCGAGGGGGTGAAGCTTCCATCATTGACGGGTTACTTAAGCTGAGTGGTGGTTCAGCCAATTTGTACTTAATGAATCCAGCGGGAATGTTCTTCGGCCCCAATGCACGGCTCAATCTACCTGCGATGTTTTCCGCAACCACGGCAACGGGGATTGGGTTTGAGCAAGGTCGCTGGGAGATCCAATCCAACGGGTCTCCAGACCAGTTCACCAGTGCTCCCACGTCTTTCAGCTTTGCGCTCTCCCAACCCGGCGCGATCGTCAATACCGGCCATCTCGCAGTACAGTCTGGCCAAGCCCTGAACCTATCAGCGGGCACGATCGTCAACACCGGAACACTGCAAGCCCCCGGCGGCCAAATTACCCTGACAGCGGTTCCCGGTGGCCAGCAGGTGCGCCTGAGTCAAACGGGCAGCGTCCTGGGGTTGGAACTCTCGACCCAGCAGCCGATCGCCCAGTGGACTCCGGAAACGATCGGGCAACTCCTAACCAAAACCCAAAACATTCACCACGCCACGCAACTCGAAACAACCCCCGATGGCAAAATTCATCTCAAAGGCTCTGGTACAACAATCTCGCCCAATTTAACTGCTGGAACAGTGGTTCCTGGAACGGTGGTTTCTGGAACAGTGGTGGCATCGGGCACCTTGGATACGGCTTCAACGGGGCAGGGCGGACGGGTGGAAGTGCTGGGCGATCGGGTTCAGGTGGCTCAGGCAACTGTAAAAGCCGATGGGCAAACCGGGGGCGGGACGATTTTGATCGGTGGAGAAAAACAAGGTCAGGGCCGACGGATTAACGCAATCACCACCGAGGTCGATCGCCACAGTGTGATGACGGCCAATGCAGGGCAGCAGGGCAAGGGCGGACAGGTGATTGTCTGGGCCGATCGGGATACGCAATTTGCGGGAACCATTCAAGCTCAGGGCGGCCAACAGCAGGGTGATGGCGGATTTGTGGAAGTGTCGGGCAAGCAGCGCCTCCGCATGGCCGGATCTGTGGATGTTGGCGCACCTCAAGGGAATTTGGGTCAGGTTTTGTTAGATCCCACGGATATCCTGATTAGTAAAACGGGGAGCAATACTTTACCCGATGCAAATTCTCCGGATAGTACCTGGACGATTAGCCCCGATGCGCTCTCAACAATCACTGGCAATATTACCCTCACCGCCGATCGCAGCATTTGGTTTCAAACCAATCCCAATAGTTCTGACAATACGGTTGCTTTGGGATCGGGCGGACAAATTACGTTTCGGGCAGGGACAGAGTTTCGATCGGATGTGGGGTTGACCAGCGAAGGTCGATCATTACTGATTCAAGCACCCAAAATTCAGCTACAAACCATCAATACATCCCTGGCCCAAAATCGACAGGGATCGGTAACCCTCCAAGGTTTACCCAGTGATGAGATTATCAATTCTTCTAGTGATTCTTCTAGCAATGCTTTAAATTCTAAAAAATCGGTTCAGGTCAGTTTTCGGAACATTATTACCCCTGGCCAAGATGTCACGATCGATGCCGATCGCATCAATGGCGATCTAATTTTAACATCTGCGACCGATAAAGTATTAACGACTGGTAAGGTGAGATTAACTGGAACCCGCAACTTAAGTGTCTCGGGGGTCATTACCCAAGGGCAAGATGTGACGTTGACCAGTCGCTTAGATCAGACCTCTGGACAGATTCAAACGGGGCCAGTTATTACCTTTGGGGGCTCTGTACAAATGACTGCCAATCGAATTCAAGCGGGTTTGATTTGGACCACACCTAACGGCACAACGAGCCAATTCGATCGGGCGGGAAATATTACATTGCAAGCGAGTACCGATCTCATGGCTCGCCACTTAGAAGCTAATGGCCAAGGGCCAGGACGGGCAGGCGATATTCGTTTAATCAATCCTTCTGGCGATATCATTGTAGATAGTATCCAAGCCTATGGCGGGAGCGGGGGCGGTAATGTAGACCTTCAGGGAGATACCATTCGCATCGTCGGTGCACGCTATGAGAGCAACGCTAACAATAGTCAAGGCGCGCCGACCTATGAACCGAGTAGTATCAAAGCGGGGGAATCCCTCACCATTACTCAACGGGGGGGGCCTACGAACCAGCCCTTCATTGTTGGAGATGCCAGTTTGAATGGTAGCAACCGCAAAATTGTTGTTGCAGGTCAAGCGATAGAAGGCGGATCATTTGCGATTCAAAACCAAACGGTTCAATATCAACCGCTCAAAAACTTTACCCTCACAGCGGAGAATCAGAGTCCCTATTTTCCCAATTTAGATGGAGCAGATTTCCTCTACAAAACCGTCGATCCAGGAAGTCGTTCTGTTTTTACCTTGGCAGAGTTAGGATTTACGAATCCAGTCGATCCCGATCGCGATCAAGTGCAAGTTTATCTTCGTCCCGTGAATCCAGGGGGCCAAGGGATTGGACAACTGTTTGATGCCACCGGACGCCTGATTACTAGTACCACGCCAATTCGGTTAACCGATCGGCTAACCTATGTTGCACCCAGCAATGGAGCAGATTCTACCCGGTTTGAAGTCCTTGCTTTAGATGGCACTCGGACTGAGGCGTCACTCGCAACCGCCCCTCGGGTTTCGCTGCTGCTCTCAGCGCCCCTAATACCCACAGTGGAACCACCTGTTCCAGAAACCAATTCCACCAAAATTTCCCTAGATATGGGAACCTCGCTGTCCAATGTTTCTTTGGAAGAAGCTTCTCGCGTCGATAATCAGCTCAGCCAAGAATTTATTGCCGTATTTGGGGGTGAATTGCCTAAGTTTGTCGATGGAGCAGAGTTAGTTCGCCAAATTGAAAAACAGTTGAAAATCCGGCCTGCGCTCGTCTATCTGCGGACGCAAATGAACGAATTAGAACTCACCTTAATTACAGCGAGGGGACGCTTTCGGAAACGGGTGGTGATTAGTCGCGATCGTCTATTAGATTTAGTCAAAACCTTTCGCCGGGAAGTGACTAATCCCTTAAAGACCCACAGTACCAGCTATTTAGCCAGTGCTCAAAAGTTATATGAGTGGATAATTACTCCCCTGAAGACTGATTTGGAACAACAGGGGATTACGAATATCGTCTTTCTCCCTGAAGCGGGGTTACGAGCCTTGCCCTATGCCGCACTCCATGATGGGCAGAAATTTTTAATTGAGCAATACAGTGTGGGGTTGATGCCTAGTGTTGGGTTAACCCAAACTAACTACTTCGACCTGCGCCGGAGCCGTGTCCTGGCGATCGGAATTTCTGAAGTGACCCAAGGGCAAACGCCGCTACCCATGGTGAAAACGGAATTAGCCACCATTGCCCAACTCTGGAATAAGCAAACCACCTACCTCAATCAAGAGGCTACCTTGAATAATCTGAAAACCGCACGACAAAAACAGGATTTTCAAATTGTGCATGTGGCAACCCACGCCAACTTTACCGCTGACTCTCCTAAAGATGCTTACATTCAACTCTGGAACGATCGCTTGAAGCTCGAACAAATTCGTCAATTGGATTGGAATAACCCCGCCGTGGAATTGTTAGTTCTGAGTGCTTGTCGAACGGCATTGGGCAATCGCGATGCAGAATTAGGGCTAGCGGGACTTTCGCTACAAACTGGGGTCAAAACTGCGGTGGCCAGTTTATGGTACGTCAATGACACCGCCACCATGTCACTTATTAGTCAGTTCTACCAATCCATGCGCACCTCTCCGGTGAAAGCGGAAGCTCTGCGGCAAGCCCAGATAGCCATGGCTCGCGGAACCCTGCGCTTCAAAGAGGGCAAAATTACTGGCCTCTCTTCTGCACAAGACATCGACATTCCAAACGCTCAAACGGTGAGTGACTCTAGTTTCAAACATCCCTACTATTGGGCTGCGTTTACAATGATTGGTAATCCTTGGTAGGTTGGGGGGCAAGAATCAGTCCAAGAATGAGCCCTAGGGGGGATTCGTTGGGCAAATGTTGCAAAAATTGTGATATGGATCAGCCTAGGGCTTGAGATCGATCTCCGTAGTCTCCCCAACGCCTCGCTATACTGATGACAAAAAATCAAATATCATCTCAGGTGCTCTATCCAATTCATTCAGTCGCATACCAGATTGACGCCCTTTATATAGATGCTTTATAGCATCATGAAGGATCCCTGTGGGCTGATTCCTGTAATCTGCTGATTCCTGTAATCTATTGAGCAATGGTTCCTCTGCTTAATATCCAGTAATCTGCTCAGTCCTTCCCACTGTTTGTAGTCCGATCCCATTTGTCGATCGATGAAGGGTCAGTCTTGCAAATATTAGGATTCATTCACCAGGATGGGGGCGAATCATCTTGAGACGTTGCCCAGCCAATTCTCGGGGTTTAGGTTGAAAGCTGAGGCGATAGAAGTCAGTGTTCATTGATTGATCGGTGTTTCTATTTTTTGACGTTCTCTTCTGTTCCATAGATTTAGATGACTGATGGTTCCTGTTTCTCCCCTCAAAATCGTCCAATTGACGGATACGCACCTGTTTCGTGAGCGTAATCAAAATCTAATTGGTCTTCCAACAGCAGATTCGTTAGAAAATGTTGTTAAGCAAGTGATGCAATTGCCATCGCTGCCCGATTTCATGTTACTGACGGGAGATCTGTCCCAGGATGGTTCTCTAGTGTCCTATGAGCAGGTTTATGATAGCCTGCACGGATTAAATATTCCCATTTACTGGCTTCCGGGTAACCACGATTGCCTAGAAAATATGGTGCCTATCCTGACCCAAGCTCCTTTTTTGGGAGACAAGCAGTTTAAACAGGGAAATTGGCACTTTATCTTATTGAATTCACAAATTCCTGGGGAGGTTCCGGGTTACCTATCCCAAGAAACCTTGGATTGGCTCGATCGCCAACTCAGCCAACAGGCAGAAACCCCGGCGTTGCTTTCTCTGCATCATCCACCGTTTTCTTTAGATACCGCTTGGCTAGACAATAGTGCGCTCCAAAACCCCGATGATTTGTTTGCAGTCATCGATCGCCATCCTCAAGTTAAGCTTGTCCTGTTTGGCCATATTCACCAGGAGTTCCAACTGGAGCGTAAGGGTGTGACTTACTTGGCGGCTCCCTCCACATGCATCCAATTTGCTCGGGGAAGTGCAACCTTTGCCCTAGACGATTGTTCCCCAGGATTTCGCTCTGTAGACCTCTATCCCGACGGATCTTGGCACAGTAGGATTCACCGAGTAAACTACGATCGTCAGGTGGATATGACCTGTTATGAGGGATATTGAACCCAGCTTGAATCTAGACTGCCTTGCAAACTAGATTCCCTGCCGTTTCCCGTTACTTGTCGGGAGTCTAGTTGTGCTAATGAACCCACTCTAGGCTGAACGCGCTCTAAGCTGAACCCACTCTAGGCTGAACACGCTAAGAGTAACGCTCTAGAATTAACGCTCTAGGATTAACGCTCTAGGATTAACGTAACGGGGCCGTCATTCTCGATCGCTACTTGCATATTCGCTCCAAATTTTCCAGTTTCCACGGTCAGTCCACTCGCCCGTAACTTGTCAACAAAGCGATCGTAAAGTTGTTCAGCCAGAGCTGGATTAGCGGCCCGATCGAAGGAAGGGCGGCGGCCTTTGCGACAATCCCCATAGAGTGTAAATTGGCTGACCACCAATAGTGCGCCCTGAATTTCTTGCACTGAACGATCGAACCGCCCCGCTTCCCCCGCTGGAAAAATGCGCAGATCTAGACATTTTTGGGCCATCCAGTCCAGTTCGGCTTCGCTATCGCTATCGGTAATGCCGACTAGTAAATTCAGCCCTCGCCCAATTTTGCCCACCACCTCTCCCGAGATCGTGACTTGCGAAGCCAGTACACGTTGCACAACCACTCTCATCGTTTTCACCTCAATATTTTCATCTCAATATTTTCACCTCAATGTTTTCACCTCAGTGTTTGGGCAGGGTGTCAGTGGTGCAAAAATACCAGTCGAATAGTCAGGTGATTTCCGTTACTGATCTAGTGATCTCTCGGCAATACCCCATTCCAGTGAAAACGAGGATTGAGTAACGCTTGAACGGGCTGATTCTGTTGCAAGTGTTGCTCGATAATCAGATCAATGTGCCGGGGTTTGACCTCGCAATACCACACCTGATCGGGTAGCACCTGTACCGAAGGCCCCAAATTACATTGGCCCAGGCAGCCACTAGCCACTAATTCAACATTCTCTGGCAGCGATCGCGCTTGCCATTGCTCCAAAAGTTCTGTGGCCCCTCGTGCCATACAGTTTTGATATTGACAGACGAGAACTTGGCGTGGCTGAATTGTCATAGATCATGGAAGACCAGAATTAACTCCCAAACCCTTTGCCCCGACCATGACTGGCGATCGTCAAGCAGGCATTTAACTGCTGCCGGAGCGCATCATGATCGAGGTTTTGGCCAATGAGAACTAGTTGATTTTTGCGATCGTTAGTTTTCCACTGATCATCATCCAAGGAAAACCGTTTACCACTCAAATGGAAGATATGCCGCTTAGGGCTTTCTTCAAACCAAAGAATCCCTTTAGCTCGGAATACGTTTTCTGGCAGTTGATTGTCGAGGAAGTACTGAAACTTTTTAATCGCAAAGGGGCGATCGCTTTGGAACGATAGGGATGTAAACCCATCCATTTCCAAGTGGTCGGAGTGGTGATGGTGGTGATGATGGTCATGATGCTCGTGATGTTCATGCTCACAATGCCCATGGTCATGATCGCAGTTGGAATGATCGTGATGATCGTGATGGTGTTCATGATCACCATGATCGTGTTCACAATGACCATGGTCGTGATCACAATTGGAATGATCATGGTGGTCATGGCTGTGGTCATGGCTGTGATCATGCTCGTGGCTGTGATCGTGGCTAGAACCATGGCTAGAACTGTGGCTGTGACCGGCGTGCTCTAACGCTTTGGGCTCAGTCTCAAAATACTTATCAGACTCAAATAGCCCCACGCTCAGCAGCAAAGACAGCGGCACATTCCCTTTGGTTGTGCGGAGAATGCGTGCGCCTTCCTTCATTTCCCGCACCCGCACTTCCAACAAATCCAAGTCTGCTGAATCGACGAGATCTGCTTTGTTCAGCAAGATGATATCGCCATAGGCCAGTTGGCTGTAAGCGGCTTGGCTGTTGAATAGATCAACACTGAAGTTTTCAGAATCGACAACGGTAATAATGGAATCCAGTCGGGTCAAATCCCGCAACTCACTCCCCAAAAACGTCAAAGCCACCGGGAGTGGGTCAGCTAAACCCGTCGTCTCCACCACGAGATAATCAATCTTGTCCGATCGCTCTAGCACTTTGTAAACTGCGTTAACCAAATCCTCGTTAATGGTGCAACAAATACAACCATTGCTGAGCTCCACCATCGTATTGTCTTCGTCCGTTTGGATAATTAACTCATTATCGATGCCAATCTCGCCAAACTCGTTGACCAATACCGCTGTCTTGACCCCCTGTTGATTGGACAAAATATGGTTGAGCAGGGTGGTTTTTCCACTCCCCAAAAATCCGGTGATGATGGTGACGGGCATCCCCGTTTTAGGCGTATCCATTTTGTCGAGAACAGCAACTGAAGACATGGCGAGTTTGCAGCAACAGAAAGTGGTTACACTGGAAAGATGCGCTTAATTAAAAATGCGCTTAAAGGCACGCTTGAGCGAAGGGTGGATTGGGCTCTTGAAGTCACCGCACCTTCTCACAATCTAGCTTACCTTAAACAACTAATCAGTTGTGAAAGTTCAAGGAAATGCCTGCAACGGATGTTCGGATCCAGTTCCCATTGGGAGCGCTGTTGGACGGGATCTTCGTTGGGTTGGCATTCTGCGATCGCTCAGGCTAGATCTCGTAGCTGATCGCTTCTGCCAAACGCTCCCCTGGGGTAGTTTTGCCATTGCTTGGCTACTGTCTGGTTTAGCGTTTAGCTACTGTCTGGTTTGGCTACTGTTTCGCTATTGTTTCGCTATTGCTGAGTTTCACCATGTCCCTGACCCTATACAACACCCTAACCCGTCGTAAAGAAGCCTTCCAACCCTTGGAACCGGGGACGGTGAAGATGTATTGCTGTGGGGTCACCGTTTATGATTATTGCCACCTGGGACATGCTCGATCGTATATTGCCTGGGATACGGTGCGGCGCTACTTGGAATGGCGGGGCTACCAAGTGCAGTATGTGCAAAATTTCACCGACATTGACGACAAAATCCTGCGGCGAGCCAGGAAAGAAGGATCCACCATGGATGCGGTGTCCGAAAAGTACATTGCAGCCTATTTTGAAGACATGGATCGGCTCAACATTCGCCGTGCTGACGACTATCCCCGTGCTACCCACACGATCGATGGAATTCAACGCCTGATCCATGAGCTAGAAACCAAAGGGGTTGCCTACGCCACCGATGGGGATGTTTACTACGCCGTGCGTTCCAAGGCCGACTATGGCAAGCTATCCGGTCGTAAGCTGGAGGACTTGGAAGCCGGAGCCAGTGGCCGTGTGGATGAGGAAACGGTGAAAAAGAAGGATCCCTTCGACTTTGCCCTGTGGAAAGCAGCAAAACCGGGTGAGCCCTCTTGGGAATCGCCCTGGGGGAAAGGTCGTCCCGGCTGGCATATCGAATGCTCGGCCATGGTGCGCGATCGTCTAGGGGATTCGATCGATATTCACGTGGGGGGCGGGGATCTAATTTTTCCGCACCACGAAAATGAAATCGCCCAGTCTGAAGCGGCCACCGGGCGACCCTTGGCGACTTACTGGTTACATAACGGCATGGTGAATGTCGGGGGCGAAAAAATGTCCAAGTCCCTGGGCAACTTCACGACCATCCGCGATTTGCTCGATAAAGGTGGCGTGGATCCCATGGTTATGCGTCTATTTGTTCTGGGTGCCCAGTACCGTAAACCGATCGACTTTACCGATGAGGCGATCACCGCCGCCAATAACGGGTGGAAAACGCTGAAGGAAGGTTTGCTATTTGGCTACGAAGTCGGCGCGAAATTAGGTTGGCAGGATATTTCTACGGCTTGGTCTAAGGACAGACTGGATCCCCAAGCGATCGAAGCCTTCCAAAGCGCCATGGACGATGACATCAATACCGCTGGGGCACTAGCCGTCATCTTCGATTTAGCGAAAAAATTGCAACGGGAAGCGAATCTCTTGGTACACCAAGGGCAGACCGAAAGTTCCCCAGATCAATTGAAAGGTCAATGGCACACGCTAGTCGCCCTGGCAGCGGTGTTGGGACTGGTGGCACAACCGACGGAAACCCATGAGGATCCGGAGTCAGGGCCTTCGGAGGCCGAGATCGAAGCGCTAATCGCCCAGCGATCGACCGCGAAGAAAGCCAAGAATTTCGCCGAAGCCGATCGGATCCGCAATGAGTTACAAGCCCAAGGGATTAGTTTGATTGATCAGCCGGGGGGGGTGACTCGTTGGCACCGTAATCCTTAAGTCCTCCTTTTTCCCCTGCATTTCCTCGATCGTCCGTCATTAATGGTGGTGCTACGTTTTTGTCCCAGGACATCCCATAGGATATCTCACAGGACATCCATGCCACATCAGACATCACATCAAACATCACATACAAACATCTATGCCAGATCAATTTGTTATGCCAGGGGAGCTTATCATGGGCGAACCAGCGATGATCGAACTAGAGAGGAGCTAGGAACGCTGCCGATCCCATGGGCGATGGTTGGGGGTGTTGGAGATTTTCAACACTTTGCTTCGGTTGTCAATGACTGAGCTAGCCAGTTCCTCTGAGGGTTAATAATTACCTTATGACTTGGACTATGCAGCGATAAAAACTGTGGAATACACAAGATTGGGCTATTTAAAATCGAGAAATCATACTTTATAAGTCGATTGAAATGGTTTTGATTAAATCATCAAATTTAAACCGAGTTCTATAGGACTTTTTCTGAATTATTAACCCAAAAAGTTGAACCCTTCTTGCTGGTACAGACTTAGATTCTATCGGCAGATACTTGTCTAGGGAAGGGTTTGGCGTAGAATATGGAGACTTCTCGCAGTCTTGACTCCATAGGTCACGCCTATTCAAGTCCTGGCTGAATTCATTGTCCTGTTTAAACTCATAGTTTGTTCAACTGCACTGTCAGAAAAAATTAAGCTATGAAACTTCCTCCAAGCCGAGTTTCTACCCACCTCGCCTAGGCGAGTTCA
This region includes:
- a CDS encoding CHAT domain-containing protein; the protein is MGNWTGLIYILVGGSVLGLACIPVSAQVTPDGLGTQVTTTGNQIEIQGGTRSRNGDNLFHSFDRFNLNSAQTANFQVEAATRNVFARIRGGEASIIDGLLKLSGGSANLYLMNPAGMFFGPNARLNLPAMFSATTATGIGFEQGRWEIQSNGSPDQFTSAPTSFSFALSQPGAIVNTGHLAVQSGQALNLSAGTIVNTGTLQAPGGQITLTAVPGGQQVRLSQTGSVLGLELSTQQPIAQWTPETIGQLLTKTQNIHHATQLETTPDGKIHLKGSGTTISPNLTAGTVVPGTVVSGTVVASGTLDTASTGQGGRVEVLGDRVQVAQATVKADGQTGGGTILIGGEKQGQGRRINAITTEVDRHSVMTANAGQQGKGGQVIVWADRDTQFAGTIQAQGGQQQGDGGFVEVSGKQRLRMAGSVDVGAPQGNLGQVLLDPTDILISKTGSNTLPDANSPDSTWTISPDALSTITGNITLTADRSIWFQTNPNSSDNTVALGSGGQITFRAGTEFRSDVGLTSEGRSLLIQAPKIQLQTINTSLAQNRQGSVTLQGLPSDEIINSSSDSSSNALNSKKSVQVSFRNIITPGQDVTIDADRINGDLILTSATDKVLTTGKVRLTGTRNLSVSGVITQGQDVTLTSRLDQTSGQIQTGPVITFGGSVQMTANRIQAGLIWTTPNGTTSQFDRAGNITLQASTDLMARHLEANGQGPGRAGDIRLINPSGDIIVDSIQAYGGSGGGNVDLQGDTIRIVGARYESNANNSQGAPTYEPSSIKAGESLTITQRGGPTNQPFIVGDASLNGSNRKIVVAGQAIEGGSFAIQNQTVQYQPLKNFTLTAENQSPYFPNLDGADFLYKTVDPGSRSVFTLAELGFTNPVDPDRDQVQVYLRPVNPGGQGIGQLFDATGRLITSTTPIRLTDRLTYVAPSNGADSTRFEVLALDGTRTEASLATAPRVSLLLSAPLIPTVEPPVPETNSTKISLDMGTSLSNVSLEEASRVDNQLSQEFIAVFGGELPKFVDGAELVRQIEKQLKIRPALVYLRTQMNELELTLITARGRFRKRVVISRDRLLDLVKTFRREVTNPLKTHSTSYLASAQKLYEWIITPLKTDLEQQGITNIVFLPEAGLRALPYAALHDGQKFLIEQYSVGLMPSVGLTQTNYFDLRRSRVLAIGISEVTQGQTPLPMVKTELATIAQLWNKQTTYLNQEATLNNLKTARQKQDFQIVHVATHANFTADSPKDAYIQLWNDRLKLEQIRQLDWNNPAVELLVLSACRTALGNRDAELGLAGLSLQTGVKTAVASLWYVNDTATMSLISQFYQSMRTSPVKAEALRQAQIAMARGTLRFKEGKITGLSSAQDIDIPNAQTVSDSSFKHPYYWAAFTMIGNPW
- the cpdA gene encoding 3',5'-cyclic-AMP phosphodiesterase yields the protein MVPVSPLKIVQLTDTHLFRERNQNLIGLPTADSLENVVKQVMQLPSLPDFMLLTGDLSQDGSLVSYEQVYDSLHGLNIPIYWLPGNHDCLENMVPILTQAPFLGDKQFKQGNWHFILLNSQIPGEVPGYLSQETLDWLDRQLSQQAETPALLSLHHPPFSLDTAWLDNSALQNPDDLFAVIDRHPQVKLVLFGHIHQEFQLERKGVTYLAAPSTCIQFARGSATFALDDCSPGFRSVDLYPDGSWHSRIHRVNYDRQVDMTCYEGY
- the dtd gene encoding D-aminoacyl-tRNA deacylase → MRVVVQRVLASQVTISGEVVGKIGRGLNLLVGITDSDSEAELDWMAQKCLDLRIFPAGEAGRFDRSVQEIQGALLVVSQFTLYGDCRKGRRPSFDRAANPALAEQLYDRFVDKLRASGLTVETGKFGANMQVAIENDGPVTLILER
- a CDS encoding (2Fe-2S) ferredoxin domain-containing protein — its product is MTIQPRQVLVCQYQNCMARGATELLEQWQARSLPENVELVASGCLGQCNLGPSVQVLPDQVWYCEVKPRHIDLIIEQHLQQNQPVQALLNPRFHWNGVLPRDH
- a CDS encoding GTP-binding protein; this encodes MDTPKTGMPVTIITGFLGSGKTTLLNHILSNQQGVKTAVLVNEFGEIGIDNELIIQTDEDNTMVELSNGCICCTINEDLVNAVYKVLERSDKIDYLVVETTGLADPLPVALTFLGSELRDLTRLDSIITVVDSENFSVDLFNSQAAYSQLAYGDIILLNKADLVDSADLDLLEVRVREMKEGARILRTTKGNVPLSLLLSVGLFESDKYFETEPKALEHAGHSHSSSHGSSHDHSHEHDHSHDHSHDHHDHSNCDHDHGHCEHDHGDHEHHHDHHDHSNCDHDHGHCEHEHHEHHDHHHHHHHSDHLEMDGFTSLSFQSDRPFAIKKFQYFLDNQLPENVFRAKGILWFEESPKRHIFHLSGKRFSLDDDQWKTNDRKNQLVLIGQNLDHDALRQQLNACLTIASHGRGKGFGS
- the cysS gene encoding cysteine--tRNA ligase, which translates into the protein MSLTLYNTLTRRKEAFQPLEPGTVKMYCCGVTVYDYCHLGHARSYIAWDTVRRYLEWRGYQVQYVQNFTDIDDKILRRARKEGSTMDAVSEKYIAAYFEDMDRLNIRRADDYPRATHTIDGIQRLIHELETKGVAYATDGDVYYAVRSKADYGKLSGRKLEDLEAGASGRVDEETVKKKDPFDFALWKAAKPGEPSWESPWGKGRPGWHIECSAMVRDRLGDSIDIHVGGGDLIFPHHENEIAQSEAATGRPLATYWLHNGMVNVGGEKMSKSLGNFTTIRDLLDKGGVDPMVMRLFVLGAQYRKPIDFTDEAITAANNGWKTLKEGLLFGYEVGAKLGWQDISTAWSKDRLDPQAIEAFQSAMDDDINTAGALAVIFDLAKKLQREANLLVHQGQTESSPDQLKGQWHTLVALAAVLGLVAQPTETHEDPESGPSEAEIEALIAQRSTAKKAKNFAEADRIRNELQAQGISLIDQPGGVTRWHRNP